AATGAGTTAAACAGTCAATTTGCAGCCCAAAACAGCTTGGTACAGACCATTGTTGAACAGCTCGGACATATCGAACGTGAAAGTCAAGAGGCCGATGTCACGCTCCAACAGCTACTTGAGGCGTCACCCTTTGAAACGTTGGAAGAGATTCGGCAAATACTCGCGGAGAATTTGTCTGTCACACAGATCCGACAAGAGCTGGAGCAATTTCAGATCCAGTTTGAAACGGTGAAGGCACAGATCAGTCAGTTGGAAAAGAAACTCGTCGACCAGGTATATGATGAAAACCAATATCTCGCGCAGGAAAAAATCCTGGATGAGAGCGCCCAACAATTGAAAGCAAGCACAGAAAATGTTGCCCGACTTCAACAAGAACGCGATCAGCTAAGAATCGCCTATGCTAAAAAGGAAAATCTCCTGCAACAACAGATCAAACTAAGTTTACGCCACGAGAATTTGAAACAACTTTTTAATTTATTTAAAGGAGCGGGCTTTGTGCAATATGTTTCTTCGATTTATTTACGGCAGCTGTGTGATCATGCGAACATTCGTTTCCATCGCATGACCCGCAATCAACTCAGCCTGCAGCTGAATGACAACAATGAATTTGAAATTATCGATTATTTGAACGAAGGAAAAAGTCGCAGCGTAAAAACACTGTCCGGTGGACAGGCATTTCAAGTATCCCTAAGCTTGGCTTTGGCCTTAGCAGAAAGTGTACAGTCAAATTCGCGTGCAGCCAGAAACTTCTTTTTTATCGATGAAGGCTTTGGAACACAAGACATTACCTCTGTTAACATTGTTTTCGAAACGCTATTGGATTTACACAAAGAAAACCGCATCGTCGGCATTATTTCACATGTTGAAGAGCTCAAAGAACGTATTCCAGTGTCCCTTTCGATAGAAAAGGATGAAGAAAGGGGCAGCGAAATTTTTATCAATTAATTCCGTTTTATTTTGTATATTAGTTATAGCGGTTCCGCTGAACGAGCCTGATCGCTATAACCAACAAAAACAAAAGATTATGGGCTTATTTTCAAACAATAAAAAAGGAAAAGGGTCTCATCCTTTTTTTCATAAGGCAACCAAAACAGTAAGCTGCACGGCCTTTTCAGCTAAAGAAACCCGTCAAACAAGGACGGTACAATCCATCCTTTTTGTCAAACAATACGATATACTAACGATCTTAAGGGAGGTTTTAATGCCGCAGAATCAAAACTAAAATTAAACAGATTTCCATCTTCCATACTAACGTGAATGATGTTGGCCCTCCATGTAAACGTAAACAGACTATGTTTACTACGCACGATTACTGCCTAGGTTAAAGAAAGTCTAGGTACAACATAGCGCATAAAGCTATCAAAATTTAGCAAAACAACATGATTGCTAATCCCTGGGAACCAGAACTTCACAATTGGCTTTAGGGCAGAAAAAGAAATACAATAAAACATTGAAATTATAAAAAAGAAAGTTTATTTTAACAAGACAAAACTTTTTCCAAAAAAATATTGTCATACGATAAATAACAATCGATAGACAGTATATTTGTCAGCTATATGAAGTACAAACAAATCAACAATAATTCCATCAATCAAATCATGCTAATCGTCATCATATTGGCGATATGTATATTGATATTTACAAGCCTATTCTACTATCTCCCCGGTTTCTTGGGAGCAGTTACGTTATATATTCTTTTTAGAAAAATCAACTTTAAGCTGACTGAAGAAAAAAAATGGAATAAATCTTTTGCCAGTATTTTATTGATATTATTAACCATCATATTCTTGGTAGGGCCACTCTATCTGTTAATCAACTACATGGTACCTCAGGTAACAGAAGTCATTAGCAACAAAGACGATCTGATACACAAGTTTGATTCGATCAAAACGTACTTTAAAGACAGCCCCTATCTAAGCAATATCGATCTTTCTGATACCGCCTTAATGGGAACGCTTCAAAAAGCAGCTAAATTTATACCCAATATTCTGAATTCCGTTGCGGAAGTTGGTGTCAATATACTGGTGGCGCTATTTGTGTTGTATTTTATGTTGGTTAGCAGCAAAAAACTAGAACAAACCATTTATCAAGCGATCCCTTTCACCCAAACCAGTAAAGCCGAGTTGTGGAAAGAGTTTGACATGATGGTAAAATCCAATGCAATTGGCATCCCGATTTTGGCCATATGCCAAGGTATTGTAGCGGGTCTTGGCTATTGGTTCTTTGGCTTAGAGAGCCCGATCTTTCTGGGAATTCTTACGGCAGTTTCCACTATAATCCCAATTTTGGGAACTATGGTGGTGTATCTGCCCGCAGCGCTTTTTCTACTGGCGAATGGACAGTCCGGAAATGCAATAGGTCTTGCCTTATATGGTATCATTATTATTGGTAGTATTGATAATGTACTTCGATTTACCATATTGAAAAAGTTGGGTGACGTTCATCCCTTAATAACGGTATTCGGTGTTTTGCTGGGATTAAACCTATTTGGTATGCTGGGATTAATATTTGGTCCACTAATCCTATCTTGTGTTGGCGTGCTACTGAAAGTGTACAGCATTGAATTCGGACGAAGTACACCTGATATTATTCAATCTACCTCATTGACAGACACAAAGTCCAGGCATGACGGTCCTGACATCATAGAATAAGGGAACTGCAACAGGTTAAATTGTTTTGATCACAACATGCATTAATATCCAGTATACTGTCATAAATGAATTTCTACGATTAAGAATCCCTTTTTTTTCATAGTTTTGATCATTAGTATAATAGATTCTTCAATACTTTCTACGCAAAAATTGACGATGTATTAAGCATAAATATTAAAATGATAAAATCACGAAATTGATTTAAAAGCAAACGTATTCTATGAACAAAAAGATAATCTTAGGAGTGACAGCGGTATTGACTGCCGGGATTCTTTCCTCATGTAACAACAACAAACCGAAAACAGATCAAACGGCAAATACGACGCAGGAAGCCAGTGCTGAAAGCCATGACCATGCAGGCCATGATCATGCAGACCACGACCCTAGTCAAGCTGCGCCAAAGCAATCTTCCGACCCTGCAGCCATTCTTCCTAATTTCACATTTTATCAGCTTCGTTCGGGCATCCGTGTTACGCAGGAAAACGTCGCTAAAGACAAGAATACCGTTTTTATTCTATTTGATCCCGGGTGTAGTCATTGCCAACATGAAGCTACGGAGCTTGAAAAGAATATTGATCGTATAAAAGACGTCAATATTTATTATATTTCCATGAATGATCCGGCCTTAGTACTAGGTTTTTTTGACACCTTTGCACCTAAACTATCCAAAGCATCCAACGTAGAGGTATTGATTGATAAAGACCAAACGTTTATACAGACCATCCACGTACCTTCACAATTTCCCGCAAATTACGTCTATGGTGCGGACGGAAAACTAAAAGCACATTGGGAAGGTGAAAAAAATATTAACGAAGCAATAAGCCAATTTCATAAATAATCTGAAATGCTAAACATAGCAATCAATGGATTCGGACGCATCGGTCGGAATACACTACGTAATATTTTTTTACGGGAGGCTTTCGATGAACTGCAGGTCATTGCCATCAATGACCTGACAGATACGAAGACCTTAGCCCACCTATTTAAATACGATTCTGTACATGGTCCTTTTCCTGGCACCGTGACACACGATGAAAAACATATTATTGTCAATGGTCTTTCCATCTTGGTTACCAATGAAAAAGATCCTGCAGCACTGCCTTGGCAGGAGCTTCAAATTGATGTTGTCATCGAATCTACAGGGTATTTCACCAGTCGTGACAAAGCGGCTCTCCACCTGGAAGCTGGTGCAAAAAAAGTGATTATCTCCGCCCCGGCACAAGATAAAGACATTCCAACAGTGGTATTGGGCATTAATGACAGTGTCATTGATCTATCCGCTTCGATTTTATCCAATGCTTCCTGTACGACAAACAATGTTGCTCCACTTGTTAAAATATTGGATGAAAAATGGGGCATCAGAGATGGCTATATTACCACGGTTCATTCCATGACGGGAGATCAGAATCTTCACGACGCACCACATAAAGATTTAAGGAGAGCGCGGGCAGCATCGTCGGCGATCATTCCAACAACTACTGGTGCCGCTAAAGCGATTACCAATGTTTTTCCGCATCTGCAGAATAAACTTGGCGGAGCCGGGATACGTGTACCCGTACTCAATGGTTCATTGACGGACTTTACCTGTACGCTCGAGAAAGAAACCACCGTAGAGGAAATCAATAAAGCGTTCAAAGCTGCAGCAGAAAACGAATTAAAAAACGTATTATTTTATACAGAAGACCCTATCGTTTCGGTCGATATTATCAATAACCCCTATTCATGTGTATTTGATGCGCAGTTAACCTCGGTGGTGGGCGGTCTGGTCAAAGTTGTGGGCTGGTATGACAATGAATTTGGTTATTCCAATCGTTTGGTTGACCTTCTGATCAAGATCGACAGGCTCGTATAAGTTTGCTACCTCATCATCATCTTAGGATAGGTGGCGGCATAAAAAAAGCGTCCTTGCCAATTATAATTGGCAAGGACGCTTTTTTTTCTTCATGCATTAATTTTACATTTCCCCTTCAACGCCTAATCCAAATAACGCAAAATCATATTTGACCGGGTCCAGCGGATCCAGTAAGCGCAGATTGGCTGTTAATTCCTGGGCTGTTTTCCAATTCACTTTATCCAGCGTAATTAGACCAAATTTGCGGGCAACACGCTCGACATGGACGTCGCATGGACAGATGAGATCTTTTGGGGACAGGCGGTGCCAAATACCAAAATCTACACCTTTTGTATCTTTTCTGACCATCCAGCGTAAAAACATATTGATCCGCTTAACGGTCGACTTCTGTGCTGGACTACTAATGTGCTTCCGCGTGCGAACAGGATAATCAGGCAAGGAAAAGAAATAGGTTTTAAAAGCATTCAATGCCATTTCTAGGTCGACCTCTTCCCTGTTCTCCTGTCCTACGAGAAAAGCATCCTCCAAAGATTCGAAATGCGCATAGTGATGCTTAAAAAAAGAAACAAAATAAAGAATGTCGGTATCATTGAAGGTACGGTGCTTAAATCCCAGCAAGGTCTTTAAATCCTGTTCCTGGTGATTAATGATATAATCGTATGGCGAACCATCCATACGAGCCACCAGTTCATTACATTTATTGATAATCGTCTTTCTTTGTCCCCAAGCCATGATGGAAGCCAAAAATCCCATGATCTCAATATCCTGCTTCCGGGAAAATTGATGGGGAATCGATATGGGATCATTTGGAATAAAACCAGGTTGATTATATTCATCAACTTTCTTATCCAAGAAATCTTTCAGATCAAAATCAACTGCCATGCTAATCCTTATCTTCCTGTCTGCAGGATACCTTTACAAATTTTTGCAATCAAGCCTGGGCCTTCGTATATAAAACCGGTATAAACTTGAATGAGACTGGCTCCAGCATCTAACTTCTCAATGGCATCTTTCGCCGAATGAATACCCC
The Sphingobacterium multivorum genome window above contains:
- the gap gene encoding type I glyceraldehyde-3-phosphate dehydrogenase, producing the protein MLNIAINGFGRIGRNTLRNIFLREAFDELQVIAINDLTDTKTLAHLFKYDSVHGPFPGTVTHDEKHIIVNGLSILVTNEKDPAALPWQELQIDVVIESTGYFTSRDKAALHLEAGAKKVIISAPAQDKDIPTVVLGINDSVIDLSASILSNASCTTNNVAPLVKILDEKWGIRDGYITTVHSMTGDQNLHDAPHKDLRRARAASSAIIPTTTGAAKAITNVFPHLQNKLGGAGIRVPVLNGSLTDFTCTLEKETTVEEINKAFKAAAENELKNVLFYTEDPIVSVDIINNPYSCVFDAQLTSVVGGLVKVVGWYDNEFGYSNRLVDLLIKIDRLV
- a CDS encoding AI-2E family transporter, translated to MKYKQINNNSINQIMLIVIILAICILIFTSLFYYLPGFLGAVTLYILFRKINFKLTEEKKWNKSFASILLILLTIIFLVGPLYLLINYMVPQVTEVISNKDDLIHKFDSIKTYFKDSPYLSNIDLSDTALMGTLQKAAKFIPNILNSVAEVGVNILVALFVLYFMLVSSKKLEQTIYQAIPFTQTSKAELWKEFDMMVKSNAIGIPILAICQGIVAGLGYWFFGLESPIFLGILTAVSTIIPILGTMVVYLPAALFLLANGQSGNAIGLALYGIIIIGSIDNVLRFTILKKLGDVHPLITVFGVLLGLNLFGMLGLIFGPLILSCVGVLLKVYSIEFGRSTPDIIQSTSLTDTKSRHDGPDIIE
- a CDS encoding TIGR02757 family protein produces the protein MAVDFDLKDFLDKKVDEYNQPGFIPNDPISIPHQFSRKQDIEIMGFLASIMAWGQRKTIINKCNELVARMDGSPYDYIINHQEQDLKTLLGFKHRTFNDTDILYFVSFFKHHYAHFESLEDAFLVGQENREEVDLEMALNAFKTYFFSLPDYPVRTRKHISSPAQKSTVKRINMFLRWMVRKDTKGVDFGIWHRLSPKDLICPCDVHVERVARKFGLITLDKVNWKTAQELTANLRLLDPLDPVKYDFALFGLGVEGEM
- a CDS encoding TlpA family protein disulfide reductase translates to MNKKIILGVTAVLTAGILSSCNNNKPKTDQTANTTQEASAESHDHAGHDHADHDPSQAAPKQSSDPAAILPNFTFYQLRSGIRVTQENVAKDKNTVFILFDPGCSHCQHEATELEKNIDRIKDVNIYYISMNDPALVLGFFDTFAPKLSKASNVEVLIDKDQTFIQTIHVPSQFPANYVYGADGKLKAHWEGEKNINEAISQFHK